Genomic DNA from Blattabacterium sp. (Blaberus giganteus):
TTATTTTCTATATTTATTTTAACAAATTCTCCTATGTCGATAAAAGAAGGGACTAATAATCTAGTTCCTGTTTCTAAAACGGCTATTTTATTACTATTATTAATAGTATCTCCTTTTTTAACTGATTCTGTATGTTCCACTTTAAAAATAACTGTGGAAGGCATTTTTAAAAATAAGAAAATCTTTTCTTTTTCATTCTTCACATGAAAAAAAATCTTTACTTTCATTCCTTCTTTTAAAAACTCTATATTTGTATTTTTTATTAATTTTATTTCTATTTGTATTTGATCATAAGTTCTCTCATTCATAAAATAAAAAATATTTATTTCTTTATATAAATATCTATATGAATCAAATTCTATTTGAAC
This window encodes:
- a CDS encoding elongation factor P encodes the protein MNIRKGLYIQWNEEIYKIIDFLHVKPGKGYAFFRTKLKNLITGHVLENNFSAKHKLKKVQIEFDSYRYLYKEINIFYFMNERTYDQIQIEIKLIKNTNIEFLKEGMKVKIFFHVKNEKEKIFLFLKMPSTVIFKVEHTESVKKGDTINNSNKIAVLETGTRLLVPSFIDIGEFVKINIENKSYIERVRKIICNKKN